The Urbifossiella limnaea genome has a window encoding:
- a CDS encoding class I SAM-dependent methyltransferase → MDGSLSHLRLFSATAEPAAPAPGRADPRELANRELLRPPTYRRGHDGLEPFSAAWLDELAAKRYQRHGAWLPAALEFDRHPDESVLVLGPGVGCDAARYAAAGSVVTVAAGADDRADVVRDHLDRRGLRAAVVPFQPDRLPAADGTVDVVAWNALHSPAPTPEPGELLRVLKSGGKVIGLFPARFDAGYWQDVLFPLQGWYWRRPPDPTSAPKATGRELLRAFAGFEKMTVAKRHLRRSELPHPWRVLPLMLMERLMGRVLVLKAFKPLAARTGTHAPLPAVARAA, encoded by the coding sequence ATGGACGGCTCGCTCAGTCACTTGCGCCTGTTCTCCGCCACCGCCGAGCCCGCGGCGCCGGCCCCCGGCCGCGCCGACCCCCGCGAACTCGCCAACCGCGAACTCCTCCGCCCGCCCACCTACCGCCGCGGCCACGACGGCCTCGAACCGTTCTCCGCCGCGTGGCTCGACGAACTCGCCGCCAAGCGCTACCAGCGGCACGGGGCGTGGCTCCCCGCCGCCCTCGAATTCGACCGCCACCCCGACGAGTCCGTGCTCGTTCTCGGCCCCGGCGTCGGCTGCGACGCCGCCCGGTACGCCGCCGCCGGCAGTGTCGTCACCGTGGCCGCGGGCGCCGACGACCGGGCCGACGTGGTCCGCGACCACCTCGACCGCCGCGGGCTGAGAGCGGCCGTGGTGCCGTTCCAGCCCGACCGCCTCCCCGCGGCCGACGGCACGGTCGATGTAGTGGCGTGGAACGCGCTCCACTCGCCGGCCCCGACCCCAGAGCCGGGTGAACTGCTGCGCGTGCTCAAGAGCGGCGGCAAGGTGATCGGCCTGTTCCCGGCCCGGTTCGACGCCGGGTACTGGCAGGACGTGCTGTTTCCGCTGCAGGGGTGGTACTGGCGGCGCCCGCCCGACCCGACCTCCGCCCCGAAGGCGACCGGCCGCGAGTTACTACGGGCGTTCGCCGGCTTCGAGAAGATGACGGTGGCGAAGCGGCACCTGCGGCGGTCCGAGCTGCCGCACCCGTGGCGGGTGCTGCCGCTGATGCTGATGGAGCGGCTGATGGGCCGCGTGCTCGTGCTGAAGGCGTTCAAACCGCTGGCGGCGCGGACCGGCACGCACGCCCCGCTCCCGGCGGTCGCGCGGGCCGCCTGA
- a CDS encoding NAD(P)/FAD-dependent oxidoreductase — translation MALRVSNLRLPVEEPEANLPSHLARALGVRPADLGGWRVVRKALDLRDKRQLRFVYNFEVEFPGDDYRPDGSTQVDRVEEPPFAMPAPGTRPLPHRPVVVGSGPAGLLAAYFLALHGYRPLVLERGTKVNDRIRDVRTFDDGGAFHPESNYLFGEGGAGTFSDGKLTCRSTGPDVMRVLELFAECKGQQPGKPSILYYHRPHLGSNRLPAVVKAIRRKIEEHGGEVRFLTRVEDVLFDSTGLKGVATSSGFVPASAVVLAPGHSARDTYTMLAARGVPMSAKAFQFGVRVEHPQGLVNEVQFGPRHSKYEEVLGNADYALVAHGKNDLFTFCMCAGGHVIPSVSQEGYFCTNGMSLSKRDSPYANSGLVVTVPVEAFGATDVLAGVRLQEVYERKAFELGRGEYRSPVQRGRDFVNGRVSPGEVKSSYPRGVVSADLREVLPPVVAEAVRHGLPQMDRRWQGRFLPDAVLVGPEARGSSPVRIDRDPETRESPGVPGLYPVGEGAGFAGGIVSAAVDGLRTARALIARYAVPTG, via the coding sequence ATGGCCCTGCGCGTGTCCAACCTGCGCCTTCCGGTCGAGGAGCCGGAGGCGAACCTGCCGTCCCACCTCGCCCGCGCCCTCGGCGTGCGCCCCGCCGACCTCGGCGGCTGGCGCGTCGTCCGCAAGGCGCTCGACCTGCGCGACAAGCGGCAGCTAAGGTTCGTCTACAACTTCGAGGTCGAGTTCCCCGGCGACGACTACCGCCCCGACGGCTCCACGCAGGTCGATCGCGTCGAGGAGCCGCCGTTCGCCATGCCCGCGCCGGGCACGCGCCCGCTGCCGCACCGGCCGGTCGTGGTCGGCTCCGGGCCGGCCGGGCTGCTGGCCGCCTACTTCCTCGCGCTGCACGGCTACCGCCCGCTGGTGCTGGAGCGCGGCACCAAGGTCAACGACCGCATCCGCGACGTGCGCACGTTCGACGACGGCGGCGCCTTCCACCCCGAGAGCAACTACCTGTTCGGCGAGGGCGGGGCCGGCACCTTCTCCGACGGCAAGCTCACCTGCCGCAGCACCGGCCCGGACGTGATGCGCGTGCTCGAACTGTTCGCCGAGTGCAAGGGGCAGCAGCCGGGGAAGCCGAGCATCCTGTACTACCACCGCCCGCACCTCGGCAGCAACCGCCTCCCCGCCGTGGTGAAGGCCATCCGCCGCAAGATCGAGGAGCACGGCGGCGAGGTCCGCTTCCTCACCCGCGTCGAGGACGTGCTGTTCGATTCGACCGGGTTGAAGGGCGTGGCCACGTCGTCGGGGTTCGTCCCGGCGTCGGCCGTGGTGCTGGCCCCGGGCCACAGCGCCCGCGACACCTACACGATGCTGGCGGCGCGGGGCGTGCCGATGAGCGCGAAGGCGTTCCAGTTCGGGGTGCGCGTCGAGCACCCGCAGGGGCTCGTGAACGAGGTGCAGTTCGGCCCGCGGCACAGCAAGTACGAGGAGGTTCTCGGTAACGCGGACTACGCACTGGTGGCGCACGGCAAGAACGACCTGTTCACGTTCTGCATGTGCGCCGGCGGGCACGTCATCCCGAGCGTGTCGCAGGAGGGGTACTTCTGCACCAACGGCATGAGCCTGAGCAAGCGCGACTCCCCCTACGCAAACAGCGGGCTGGTGGTGACCGTGCCGGTGGAGGCGTTCGGCGCCACCGACGTGCTTGCCGGCGTGCGGTTGCAGGAGGTGTACGAGCGGAAGGCGTTCGAGCTCGGCCGCGGCGAGTACCGGTCGCCGGTGCAGCGCGGCCGCGACTTCGTGAACGGCCGGGTGTCGCCGGGCGAGGTGAAGTCGAGCTACCCGCGCGGCGTGGTGAGTGCCGACCTGCGCGAGGTGCTGCCGCCGGTGGTGGCCGAAGCGGTGCGGCACGGGCTGCCGCAGATGGACCGCCGCTGGCAGGGGCGCTTCCTCCCGGACGCGGTGCTGGTCGGCCCCGAGGCGCGGGGCAGCTCGCCGGTGCGAATCGACCGCGACCCGGAGACGCGCGAGTCGCCCGGCGTGCCGGGACTGTACCCGGTGGGCGAAGGGGCCGGCTTCGCGGGCGGGATCGTGTCGGCGGCGGTGGACGGCCTGCGCACGGCGCGGGCGCTCATCGCCCGCTACGCGGTGCCGACGGGGTGA
- a CDS encoding TVP38/TMEM64 family protein yields MTPDPLPPARFTTGRLLVLAAATAVFVWFVAAGPDEAVVVARSGEWRAAARQHLPAAVGLFVLVEVCLVALSLPVNLWLTVLAGFLFGAGLGTAVVSASSTAGAALAFLLARYVFAGPVRRLAQTRPRLARAFERIDRGVEGHGAFYVAVLRMTPVFPFWLVNLGLALTPIRLRQYAWASWLAMLPVTVVLAAAGAELAEITSFREVLSARVLVLLALMPAVPLALRLVADRWLTPSAPRSGR; encoded by the coding sequence GTGACTCCCGATCCCCTCCCGCCGGCCCGGTTCACCACCGGCCGCCTGCTCGTCCTCGCCGCCGCTACCGCGGTGTTCGTGTGGTTCGTCGCCGCCGGGCCGGACGAGGCCGTGGTCGTCGCCCGCTCCGGCGAGTGGCGGGCCGCGGCGCGTCAGCACCTGCCGGCGGCGGTCGGCCTGTTCGTACTCGTCGAGGTGTGTCTCGTCGCGCTGTCGCTGCCGGTGAACCTGTGGCTGACGGTGCTGGCCGGGTTCCTGTTCGGGGCGGGGCTCGGCACCGCCGTCGTCAGCGCGTCGTCGACGGCCGGCGCGGCGCTGGCGTTCCTGCTGGCGCGGTACGTGTTCGCGGGACCGGTCCGACGGCTGGCGCAGACCCGGCCGCGGCTCGCGCGGGCGTTCGAGCGGATCGACCGTGGCGTGGAGGGGCACGGCGCCTTCTACGTAGCCGTGCTGCGGATGACGCCGGTGTTCCCGTTCTGGCTGGTGAACCTGGGGCTGGCGCTGACGCCGATCCGGCTGCGGCAGTACGCCTGGGCGAGCTGGCTGGCCATGCTGCCGGTGACGGTCGTGCTCGCAGCCGCGGGGGCGGAGCTGGCCGAGATCACGTCGTTCCGCGAGGTGCTGTCGGCCCGAGTGCTGGTGCTGCTGGCGCTGATGCCGGCGGTGCCGCTCGCCCTGCGGCTCGTCGCCGACCGGTGGCTCACCCCGTCGGCACCGCGTAGCGGGCGATGA